The DNA sequence AATACACGATGACGTTCTCACCGCTGCTCACCCCGGCGCGCGCGAAGCGCTCACGGATCTCCTCCGGGGTACGGAACGTGCGGTCCTCATTGAGCAGATCGCGGACGGGAACGTTGACCGCGCCCGGAATGTGCCCCGCCTTGAGATCGAGGACTTCCCGCTTGCCGGCAAAGCGCAGGGCGTCACGATTGTCCACCAAGATGCCCGTCCGATTGACCACGTCCTCCAACGTGGACACCGGCATCGAATGGGGTGCGACCGTGGCATTAGCATTCGCCGCGAAATTGCCCGGACCACCCACCAGATCGAAGCTCTGCTCATTCCAGGCCGCCAGACCACCATCGAGGATCTGCACGTTTGTCATCCCGGCCCACCGCAAGGTCCACCACGCCCGCCCGGCCAGCGGACCACGGCCATCGTCATACACAACGACCTGCGAGTTCTCCTGCAACCCCCACTTGTTAAACCACGCCTGCAGCTGATGCGGGTCCGGCAGCGGATTGCGCCCGTGCCCCGATCCGGGCAGGCCAGCCAGCGCGGCAGTCGGGTCACAGTACAACGCGGTGGGCAGATGCCCCTTCCGGTACAGGCGGTAGCCCTCCCCCTCGTCCGGCCCCCAGAGGACGGCGAGCACAGTCTGCTTGCGGCCGTGATAGATGTTGTCGTTCAGTTCGGTCGTGGAGACGATGATGCTCATGAAGATCAGTGTATGTGTGAGCTAGCTCAACCGCCGAGTAGTCAACGCGGGCAGGATCTCCCCGGGTGATGCTTTAGCACATCTTCCCGTATCCTCCCTGAAGTGAGTAACTTCCATCATGTCCTGGTAAACACCCTGATCGCCAACGTCACCACCAGCTACCTCTGGTTCGCACTGACGTTTTGGGTGTACCTCGAGACCGGCAACGTCGGCCTCGCGGGCGTGCTCAACGGGCTCTACATGGGACTCATCGCGATCGGTTCCATCTTCTTCGGCTCCATCGTTGACCACAATCGCAAAAAGAGCGTCATGATGTTCGCCGCCGTATCCACCCTCGTCTGCTTCGCCGCAGCCGCGTTGGTGTGGGTAGTCGGCGTCACCCCAGGCCAGGTCGACGCCCGCGATCCCGCCCTCCTCCTCTTCGCCGCCTTCGTTCTCCTCGGGGCCGTCGTCGAGCACATGCGCAACATCGCCCTCTCCACCACCGTCACCCTCATGGTCCCGGAAGACGAACGCGACAAAGCCAACGGCCTCGTCGGCGCCGTCCAGGGAGCCGCGTTCTTCGCCACCTCCATTCTCTCCGGCGTCTCCATCGGATTCCTCGGCATGGAAACCACCATGTGGATCGCCCTCGCCCTCACCGTGGTCGCGCTCATCCACCTCATCCCCGTGAAAATCCCCGAGCACGCCATCATCACCTCAACCTCGGCAACCTCCGAGACCCCGAGCGAGACTACGGTCAGCGCCGGTATTGACCTCCGCGGATCCTGGCGCATCATCCTCGCCGTCCCCGGACTCCTCGCCCTGATCCTATTCTCCAGCTTCAACAACCTCGTCGGCGGCGTCTACACCGCACTCATGGACCCCTACGGCCTGGAAATGTTCAGCCCACAAATGTGGGGCCTCGTCCTCGGCATCACCAGCCTCGGCTTCATCATCGGCGGAGCCATCGTCTCCCGAGTCGGCCTAGGCAAGAACCCAGTCCGTACCCTCCTCCTGGTCAACGTCGGCGTCGCCCTCCTGGGAATGATCTTCGGCCTGCGCGAATGGTGGTGGCTCTACGCCGGCGGCATCTTCATCTTCATGCTCACCATCCCCGCCGCCGAAGCCGCCGAACAAACCATCCTCCAGCGCGTCGTCCCCTTCCGCCAACAAGGCCGAGTCTTCGGACTGGCCATGGCCGTCGAGATGGCCGCCAACCCCTTATCGACGATCGTCGTCGCCATCATCGCGCAGGCCTACGTCATCCCCTGGATGGCCGGCCCAGGCGCAAACGTCTTTGGCTGGCTCCTCGGCGAAGGCAGCACCCGCGGAATGGCCCTCATGTTCGTCATCTCCGGCGCAATCATGCTCGTCGTCGTGCTCCTGGCCTTCGCCTCCCGCCCCTACCGACAACTCAGTGACTACTACGCCTCCACCAGCCAGGATCTGGCCAAGAATGAAGCCACCAGCGAGTAACCGCTGCACCGGTTGCCCCTTGCGCCAATCCGGGTAGTCTCGTATCCACACTGCGTTGAGGGGGCGCCACCGGGGATGAATGTGCGTGAGATCATCATGGAATCAACAGACTGTCGTTTTCACCAGCCCCGAGCATCTAGCCCATCACGTGCCGGATACAGAGTTTGACCGATGGGCAGCATCCACTCCGCCACAAAAGCACATCACCTGGACAAACAGAAATGCCAATAGCCGCTGGTCCACGTCATCGATCGAAAACTCGACCGATCCATGATCACCGTCGGCGAACTCGACGCCGAGATCTCGCCGGGAGCCAATTGGTGGAGGAAGGCGAGCCAGCAATTGATCTCGAAGTCGAAATCTCCCCCTCACCTGACGTGATTCGCATTGATGTCACTCTCACTTACGAGGACGCGCATGCCAGCTATGTCGTAAAACTCTCTTAGGCTACCTCGAACTTGCCGATTACCTGGATGATCAAGGTATCGCCGATCACCACTGCAAAAAGTATGCTCCCCACCTCCGCCCGATGAAGGGCAGCGGCGGGGAGCTTGAGCTTAACTAACGGCTGGAGATGTCGAGGTGTTGTCCACCGTCGGCCACATCCACGTGGACGGTGTCGCCGTCGCGGATGTCTCCGGCCAGCAGTTCCTTGGCCAGCTTGTCACCAATTGCCTGCTGGATGAGGCGGCGCAATGGACGAGCACCGTAGGCCGGGTCGTAACCGCGGTCGCCGAGCCAGTGCTTGGCAGCGTCGGACACATCGAGGGTCAGGCGGCGGCTGGCCAGACGAGCGGCCAGCTGACGGATCTGGATGTCCACGATGTGGGTCAGCTGCTCTTGGGACAGGGACTCGAAGATGACAACATCGTCGAGGCGGTTGATGAACTCCGGCTTGAAGGCACGCTTCACGGCTTCCATCATCTGCTCACGGGTTCCACCTGCGCCCAGGTTGGAGGTGAGGATGAGGATCGTGTTGCGGAAGTCCACCGTGCGGCCTTGGCCGTCGGTGAGACGGCCCTCGTCGAGCACCTGCAGCAAGATGTCGAAGACGTCAGGGTGCGCTTTCTCCACTTCGTCGAAAAGCACGACGGTGTAGGGGCGGCGTCGGACGGCCTCGGTGAGCTGTCCGCCGGCATCGTAACCGACGTATCCGGGAGGCGCACCGACGAGGCGGGCGACGGCGTGCTTCTCGCCGTACTCGGACATGTCGATGCGGACCATGGCCCGCTCGTCGTCGAAAAGGAACTCCGCGAGCGCCTTAGCCAGCTCCGTCTTACCCACACCCGTCGGGCCGAGGAAGAGGAAGGAACCGGTCGGACGATTCGGATCGGCGACACCGGCGCGGGCGCGACGGACCGCATCGGAAACAGCCTCCACTGCCTCCTGCTGACCGACAACGCGGTTGCCCAGGACCATCTCCATAGCGAGGAGCTTCTCGGTCTCACCCTGGAGCATCTTGCCGGCGGGGATACCCGTCCAGGCGGACACAACCTCGGCGATGGTGTCGGGCGTGACCTCCTCTGAGAGCATGGCGTTGTTGGAACCGTCGGCGACGTTGGCCTCGGCCTCAGCTACTTCCTTCTCCAACTCGGGGATACGCCCGTAGCGCAGCTCCGCGACGGTGCCGTAGTCACCATCACGCTCGGCGATCTCGGACTCCTGGCGCAACTTTTCCAGTTCCTCCTTGGCACCGCGAACCTTGTCGATGGAACCTTTTTCATTCATCCAGCGAGCTTTGAGCTCGCCGAGAGTCTCGCGTTCGTCGGCAAGCTCTTGACGGAGCTTTTCCAGGCGATCCTTGGACGCATCATCGGACTCCTTGCCCAAGGCCACTTCCTCGATCTCGAGGCGGCGAACAACGCGCTCAAGCTCGTCGATTTCCTGCGGCGAGGAATCAATCTCCATGCGCAGGCGCGAGGCAGCCTCATCGACCAGGTCAATGGCCTTGTCCGGCAGGAAGCGGTTGGTGATGTAGCGATCCGAGAGGGAAGCTGCGGCAACCAGGGCGGAATCCTGAATGCGGACGCCGTGGTGAACCTCGTAGCGCTCCTTGAGACCACGGAGGATGCCAATGGTGTCCTCCACCGACGGCTCGCCAACAAAGACCTGCTGGAAACGACGCTCCAGGGCGGCATCCTTCTCGATGTACTTGCGGTACTCATCAAGAGTCGTGGCGCCAACGAGGCGGAGCTCGCCGCGAGCCAACATCGGCTTAATCATGTTTCCGGCATCCATGGCGGATTCCCCGCTGGCACCAGCACCGACGATGGTGTGCAACTCATCGATGAACGTGACGATCTGCCCGTTGGAATTCTTAATCTCATCCAGGACGGCTTTGAGGCGCTCCTCGAACTCACCGCGGTACTTCGCACCAGCGACCAGGGACCCCAGGTCAAGGGAGATGAGCGTCTTGCCCTTGAGCGACTCCGGCACGTCACCGGTGACAATGCGGCGGGCAAGTCCCTCCACGATGGCGGTCTTGCCCACGCCGGGCTCACCGATGAGGACCGGGTTGTTCTTGGTACGACGGCTCAACACCTGCACCACACGGCGAATCTCCGAGTCACGGCCGATGACCGGGTCGATCTTCCCCTCGCGCGCACGAGCAGTGAGGTCAGTGGAGTACTTCTCCAGCGCCTGGAACTGTCCCTCCGGGTCCTGGCTGGTCACCTTAGAACCACCACGCACGGTGGCGATGGCCTCCTTGATGGCCTCATAAGTAGCGCCGCGGTTGGTCAGCAGCTTGGCAGCATCAGAATCGCCGCGAGCAATGGCCGCGAGGAGCACCTCAGTGGAAACGTACTCGTCGCCGAGTTCGCCGGCCAGTTCCTGAGCGGCGGTGAGGACATTGAGAGCGTCCCGGTTGAAGTTCGGGTTGGCCAGGTTGCTTCCCTGGGCCTTGGGATACGAATCAACCAGAGCACGTGCCTCCCGGGCAATCGTCTCTGGGTCTACGCCCGTGGCTTTGAGCACGGGGGCGGCAATGCCATCCGGCTGGTCCAGAATCGCGGACAGCAGGTGGGCCGGACGGATATCCGGGTTGCCGTTAGCGGAGGCCTCTTGCAGAGCGGTCTGCAGGGCCTCTTGCGTCTTAGTTGTGGGGTTAAACGAGCTCATATGCTGCGTTTCCTTTCTCTATTAGTCAGTTTCTACTATGAGTAACGCTTCAAGAGTTGAGTCTGTTCCACTCAAGTACAACTTTTTTTGAGTCAAGCACGCTCAATTTTAGGTCCGCAGCCCCGATCCCGCCATGCCCCACGGCAGGAGACCGGGTCAGTCCGCCCCAGCAGCAGCCTTCGCCTCGGCCTTCCGTTGCCTGCCCGGCGTTTGCTTACGGATGATCGGAACGAGCAACACCACGAGCGCAACCAGCAACGATGCCCAGCCAAACCCGGCAGTCAGGCCCGCCAACACCGCGATCGGCGCAAGAATGGTCATGCCGATTTCAAAGGGAGCGAACCCGACGTAGGCCACACCGTACTCGTTGAGGGTGCCGGACTTCAGCTTCGGATCAACGATCTTGAGCAAGGCAATACCCGTAGCGACGGCCGCGGTGGCCCATCCCCAAGAGAAAATGCCGCGCTCCAGCCAATGCTCCCCAAAGAACTCCGGCGACAGCACGAAGAAGAGGAAGGCACAGTAGGCGATGCCCAGGAGGAAGAGAATGAGGAGCGGAACCCAATAATCAGCGATCGCGGCGGGAACAATGGAGGCGACACCGAAGGCGATGAGGTAATCGGTGGCCGCGCCCGACATGGAGCTGACCGTTTCCTTATCCAAGTAGTCCTTCTTGCCCACCGCACCCAGGAAGGCGCGGCCCATGAGGCCGATGACAAAAGACATGGCGAACAACGGAATGGAGACGTTCGGGAAAACGCTGGTAATACCACCATTGACCAAGTAAGCAATGAGAACGGTCAGCAGGATAAAGCCCAAGTGCAGGGCCAACGGCTCGATGGCGGACGGGTTCGTCGTAGCCTTGCCAATCGACGGCCGAGCCTTGACATCATCGATATATCCAGAACGCAGGTCCCAGGGCAGCTTCTTCGGCATCGTCGACGCGCGCCCGGTGCGGATACCCCAGTTAGCAAAGATGAGGCCGCCAACAATCGCAGAGAGCGTACCCACCGTGGCCGACATGAAGCCCAGCGAGCTAGCCGCCACCGCCCCGGCCTCCTCCAGCGAGGAACCGACCGCCGCGGCCGTACCAAATCCGCCGACGAAACCGACGGGCAGCATCATGCCGAACCAGTCCGCGGTGTCAAAGACAGGTTGGAAAAGGTAAACGCCCAGGAGAATAAACAGACCCCACTGACCCATGAACATGCCCGTGGAGAAGGACCACATGTTCTTCGCGCCGCTGCGCACGGAGCCGGTCAGGTCCATGGAATAGGCCATCGACGCGAAGACAAACGCGATGAGGATGGAGGTATAGGTGCCGATCTGCGAGGAAAAGCCAATCCAGCCCAGCACCTGCGGACCGAGGACCAGCCCGAGGAGTCCGGCGGTAATGGAGGCGGGCATGAGCAAGCGTTGGAACAGGCCAATCTTTCGGCGTAAAACGTTGCCCACAATCATCAGTAGGGAGATCCAGCCCACGTCAACTAGCAGGCTATAGGGGGTATATTCCACGGTCTTCCTTCCGATAATTTATGAATCCTCGGCTTTACCTTAGCGGGCGAAACCCCGCCGACCCTGGCGTGGTGCGCAGGATCTCGGCGGGGTCCGGGTGGTGGAGACGGGAAAACGGCTAGTAGCGAATGGACATGCGTCCGTCGACCTTGCCGTGGCGCAGGTCCTCGAAAACGCTGTTGACGTCTTCCAGCTTGCACTCGTGGACGGTGGGCTTGATGTAGCCGCGGGCGTAGAAGTCCAGGGCTTCGGCCAGATCCTGGCGGGTTCCAACGAGGGAGCCACGGATCGTAAGGGCCTTGAACACGATCTCGAAGATGGGGGCGGGGAAATCCCCCGGGGGCAGACCGTTGAAGACGATGGTGCCACCCTTGCGGGCCATTCCGATGGCCTGGCCGAACGCCTGCGGGTGAACCGCAGTGACGAGGACGCCCTGGGCGCCGCCGTCGGTGTATTCCTGGACGGCGTCGGCCGGGTCGGCGTGCTTGACGTTGACGGTGAACTCCGCGCCATGACGCTTGGCCAGTTCGAGCTTATCGTCGGCGATATCGACAGCAATGACGCGCATACCCATGGCCACGGCGTACTGGACGGCGATGTGTCCCAGACCACCCACGCCGGAAATAACGACGAACTGGCCGGGCTTGGTCTCCGTCATCTTCAGGCCCTTGTACACGGTGACGCCAGCACAGAGGATCGGAGCAACCTCCACCGGGTCAGAGCCCTCGGGGATGATTGCGCAGTAGCGGGTGTCCACGAGCATGTAGGTACCGAAGGAGCCGTTGACTGTGTAGCCGCCGTATTCCGCCTCGTTGCAGAGGGTTTCCCAGCCGGTGCGGCAGAACTCACAGTGGCCGCAGGCGGACCAGAGCCAGACGTTGCCGACCATGTCGCCGACCTTGACGGGGTGCTCACCCTCACCGAGTTCGACGACCTCGCCGACGCCTTCATGCCCGGGCACGAAGGGCGGCTCCGGCTTCACGGGCCAGTCGCCCTCGGCGGCGTGGAGGTCGGTGTGACAGATGCCGGAGGCGTGGAGTTTCACGAGCGCCTGGTGGCGTCCCGGCTTGGGCATTTCCAGGTCGTGGAAGGCGAGTTCGGGGCCGAAGTCATCGACGACGGCGGCGCGGAAGGTCTGTTCAGTCATGTGGGAATTCTCCTCGATCGTTGGCAGTCCTTTAGGTAGCCCCAACCGTACAAGAAGGTTCGTATGAGTTCTATCACTTTCCCTATTGGATATGTTTTTCATCACTAAATGCGACCCCGCATCGCCTCGTCTCAGGTTGTTGACACATCACCATTGATGAGTAATATGGGGCCTATGTTCCCCAAGGACCTGCTCCATCGCCACTTCCCCGCCACCGTCGTGGGCGCGGGACAAGCAGGCCTGGCAGCTGCCCACGAACTGCAGCGCCGCGGCCTGCGACCAGGGTCCGACTTCATCGTGCTCGACGGCAACGACGGCCCCGGCGGCGCCTGGCGTCACCGATGGGATTCCCTCACCTTCGGCAAAGCACACGGAATCGCCGACCTCCCCGGCCTGCCCATGGAACGCCCCGATCCCCAGAAGCCCGCATCCCGCCTCGTCGCCGACTACTACGGCGCCTACGAAGATGCCTTCGAGCTGGCCGTCGTGCGCCCCGCACCCGTCCACTCAGTCACCGCCGAATCCACCAACAGCCCATTGGAAGTCCACCTCGCCGAAGGGAGCTTCACTACCGACATCCTGCTCAACGCCACCGGCACCTGGGACAGCCCCTACATCCCCGCCATCCCCGGAATCGCCTCCTTCGAAGGGCGTCAGCTCCACACGCGCAACTTCCGAGCGAAGGAAGACTTCACAGGTCAGCGCGTCCTCGTCGTCGGCGGAGGTCTCTCCGCCGTGCAGTTTCTCCTCGAGCTTGCCGACGTCGCCACAACCACCTGGGCGACCCGTCGCCCACCGAACTTCACCACCAGGGAGTTCGACGCAGGCTGGGGCCTCGCCGTAGAAAATGCGGTGCGCGAACGCACCTTCGCCGGGCATGCGCCCGCCTCAGTGGTCCGCACCACCGGCATCCCACAGATCCCCGACTACCTCGACGGCGTCGCCGCCGGGACGTTGGTCTCCCGCGGGATGTTTGACCGCATCACCCCGACAGGGGTGATGTTCGGTCCGGTGGAAAATGGCGAGGCTGAGGGGCTCGGGCCGTCGCAAAGCACGGAATTGGCGGTACCCGAATCGTGGGACCCCTTCCCCGCGGGCACCGAGCTGGCGGTGGACACCATCTTCTGGAACACCGGTTTCCGCCCTGCACTGCGGCATCTCGCCCCACTGAAACTGCGGGAACGAAGCGGAGGAATCTTCCTAAAAGACGAGGTCACCCCCGCGCGCGACCCTCGAGTGCTGCTCGTCGGATACGGCTCCAACGCCTCGACCGTCGGCGCAACCCGCGCCGGCAGACTCGCCGGCCGCCGAGCCGCCCACCATCTCACCCAACTAGTTTAAGGACAACCATGAAATCATTCGGATTCCTCAGTTTCGGCCACTACGCCATCGGCAACCAAGCCGGACCCGGCGCCGCTGACATGCTGAAACAGGCCCTGGAACTATCCCAAGCCGCCGACGAGATCGGCGTCAATGGCGCCTACTTCCGCGTCCACCACTTCGCCCCGCAAGGCGCCTCCCCCATGCCGCTGCTCGGCGCGATCGCCGGCTCCACCAAACACATCGAAGTGGGCACCGGCGTCATCGACATGCGCTACGAAAACCCCCTCTACCTCGCCGAAGAGACCGCCGCACTGGACTTGCTTTCCGACGGCCGCCTCGCCATCGGCGTATCCCGTGGGTCACCCGAGCCC is a window from the Corynebacterium testudinoris genome containing:
- a CDS encoding sodium/glutamate symporter yields the protein MEYTPYSLLVDVGWISLLMIVGNVLRRKIGLFQRLLMPASITAGLLGLVLGPQVLGWIGFSSQIGTYTSILIAFVFASMAYSMDLTGSVRSGAKNMWSFSTGMFMGQWGLFILLGVYLFQPVFDTADWFGMMLPVGFVGGFGTAAAVGSSLEEAGAVAASSLGFMSATVGTLSAIVGGLIFANWGIRTGRASTMPKKLPWDLRSGYIDDVKARPSIGKATTNPSAIEPLALHLGFILLTVLIAYLVNGGITSVFPNVSIPLFAMSFVIGLMGRAFLGAVGKKDYLDKETVSSMSGAATDYLIAFGVASIVPAAIADYWVPLLILFLLGIAYCAFLFFVLSPEFFGEHWLERGIFSWGWATAAVATGIALLKIVDPKLKSGTLNEYGVAYVGFAPFEIGMTILAPIAVLAGLTAGFGWASLLVALVVLLVPIIRKQTPGRQRKAEAKAAAGAD
- the clpB gene encoding ATP-dependent chaperone ClpB, translating into MSSFNPTTKTQEALQTALQEASANGNPDIRPAHLLSAILDQPDGIAAPVLKATGVDPETIAREARALVDSYPKAQGSNLANPNFNRDALNVLTAAQELAGELGDEYVSTEVLLAAIARGDSDAAKLLTNRGATYEAIKEAIATVRGGSKVTSQDPEGQFQALEKYSTDLTARAREGKIDPVIGRDSEIRRVVQVLSRRTKNNPVLIGEPGVGKTAIVEGLARRIVTGDVPESLKGKTLISLDLGSLVAGAKYRGEFEERLKAVLDEIKNSNGQIVTFIDELHTIVGAGASGESAMDAGNMIKPMLARGELRLVGATTLDEYRKYIEKDAALERRFQQVFVGEPSVEDTIGILRGLKERYEVHHGVRIQDSALVAAASLSDRYITNRFLPDKAIDLVDEAASRLRMEIDSSPQEIDELERVVRRLEIEEVALGKESDDASKDRLEKLRQELADERETLGELKARWMNEKGSIDKVRGAKEELEKLRQESEIAERDGDYGTVAELRYGRIPELEKEVAEAEANVADGSNNAMLSEEVTPDTIAEVVSAWTGIPAGKMLQGETEKLLAMEMVLGNRVVGQQEAVEAVSDAVRRARAGVADPNRPTGSFLFLGPTGVGKTELAKALAEFLFDDERAMVRIDMSEYGEKHAVARLVGAPPGYVGYDAGGQLTEAVRRRPYTVVLFDEVEKAHPDVFDILLQVLDEGRLTDGQGRTVDFRNTILILTSNLGAGGTREQMMEAVKRAFKPEFINRLDDVVIFESLSQEQLTHIVDIQIRQLAARLASRRLTLDVSDAAKHWLGDRGYDPAYGARPLRRLIQQAIGDKLAKELLAGDIRDGDTVHVDVADGGQHLDISSR
- a CDS encoding NAD(P)-binding domain-containing protein, whose amino-acid sequence is MFPKDLLHRHFPATVVGAGQAGLAAAHELQRRGLRPGSDFIVLDGNDGPGGAWRHRWDSLTFGKAHGIADLPGLPMERPDPQKPASRLVADYYGAYEDAFELAVVRPAPVHSVTAESTNSPLEVHLAEGSFTTDILLNATGTWDSPYIPAIPGIASFEGRQLHTRNFRAKEDFTGQRVLVVGGGLSAVQFLLELADVATTTWATRRPPNFTTREFDAGWGLAVENAVRERTFAGHAPASVVRTTGIPQIPDYLDGVAAGTLVSRGMFDRITPTGVMFGPVENGEAEGLGPSQSTELAVPESWDPFPAGTELAVDTIFWNTGFRPALRHLAPLKLRERSGGIFLKDEVTPARDPRVLLVGYGSNASTVGATRAGRLAGRRAAHHLTQLV
- a CDS encoding zinc-dependent alcohol dehydrogenase — encoded protein: MTEQTFRAAVVDDFGPELAFHDLEMPKPGRHQALVKLHASGICHTDLHAAEGDWPVKPEPPFVPGHEGVGEVVELGEGEHPVKVGDMVGNVWLWSACGHCEFCRTGWETLCNEAEYGGYTVNGSFGTYMLVDTRYCAIIPEGSDPVEVAPILCAGVTVYKGLKMTETKPGQFVVISGVGGLGHIAVQYAVAMGMRVIAVDIADDKLELAKRHGAEFTVNVKHADPADAVQEYTDGGAQGVLVTAVHPQAFGQAIGMARKGGTIVFNGLPPGDFPAPIFEIVFKALTIRGSLVGTRQDLAEALDFYARGYIKPTVHECKLEDVNSVFEDLRHGKVDGRMSIRY
- a CDS encoding MFS transporter, with translation MSNFHHVLVNTLIANVTTSYLWFALTFWVYLETGNVGLAGVLNGLYMGLIAIGSIFFGSIVDHNRKKSVMMFAAVSTLVCFAAAALVWVVGVTPGQVDARDPALLLFAAFVLLGAVVEHMRNIALSTTVTLMVPEDERDKANGLVGAVQGAAFFATSILSGVSIGFLGMETTMWIALALTVVALIHLIPVKIPEHAIITSTSATSETPSETTVSAGIDLRGSWRIILAVPGLLALILFSSFNNLVGGVYTALMDPYGLEMFSPQMWGLVLGITSLGFIIGGAIVSRVGLGKNPVRTLLLVNVGVALLGMIFGLREWWWLYAGGIFIFMLTIPAAEAAEQTILQRVVPFRQQGRVFGLAMAVEMAANPLSTIVVAIIAQAYVIPWMAGPGANVFGWLLGEGSTRGMALMFVISGAIMLVVVLLAFASRPYRQLSDYYASTSQDLAKNEATSE
- a CDS encoding sulfurtransferase — its product is MSIIVSTTELNDNIYHGRKQTVLAVLWGPDEGEGYRLYRKGHLPTALYCDPTAALAGLPGSGHGRNPLPDPHQLQAWFNKWGLQENSQVVVYDDGRGPLAGRAWWTLRWAGMTNVQILDGGLAAWNEQSFDLVGGPGNFAANANATVAPHSMPVSTLEDVVNRTGILVDNRDALRFAGKREVLDLKAGHIPGAVNVPVRDLLNEDRTFRTPEEIRERFARAGVSSGENVIVYSGSGNHSALALAAMEYAGIGGASHYVGGWSQWSANPRNPVERG